A section of the Desulfomonile tiedjei genome encodes:
- a CDS encoding dissimilatory sulfite reductase D family protein produces the protein MTPDEAKQVILDTLESKSKSKSKFYLKDFYAMLPDMKVRDVKNLVNKLVQEGKLEYWSSGSTTLIGLKGMGKQHTEED, from the coding sequence AAGCAAAACAGGTAATACTGGACACCCTAGAATCGAAAAGCAAGTCCAAATCCAAGTTCTATCTGAAGGACTTCTACGCGATGCTTCCGGACATGAAGGTCAGGGACGTGAAGAACCTGGTCAATAAATTGGTCCAGGAAGGGAAGTTGGAGTACTGGTCCAGCGGAAGCACGACGCTGATCGGCCTCAAGGGCATGGGCAAGCAGCACACGGAAGAAGACTAG